Proteins encoded by one window of Chondromyces crocatus:
- a CDS encoding PLP-dependent cysteine synthase family protein, whose product MQRRAMKAWLARVTASTPTVPIADEETGCTLWVKLEHLLPSGSTKDRVASFVLGHAVETGALHDDSLVVEASSGSTSIAFASACAMLGVRFRAVMPGGVSDERVLIIRRYGGEVVLTPAEAGVLGAIEATRRMAAEDPRVFLPRQFENPLNALAHQRHTGPELIAQVGTTIHGFVAGVGTGGTLAGIARALREAGHPVALGRPRPERGVCFEGEPEICGGIPGVVDGLSRLLDDPLLGPIEDIRVTDAEAIRATRELTARGFGVGPSSGLNFAAARHLARRLGPGHDVATVLCDRMERYFSTDLFRDLRTATNR is encoded by the coding sequence ATGCAACGCCGCGCCATGAAGGCCTGGCTGGCCCGCGTCACGGCCAGCACCCCCACCGTCCCCATCGCCGACGAGGAGACCGGCTGCACCCTGTGGGTCAAGCTGGAGCACCTGCTCCCGAGCGGTTCCACCAAGGACCGTGTCGCCAGCTTCGTCCTCGGCCACGCCGTCGAGACCGGCGCCCTCCACGACGACAGCCTCGTCGTCGAGGCCTCGAGCGGCTCCACCTCCATCGCGTTCGCCAGCGCCTGCGCCATGCTCGGCGTCCGCTTCCGCGCCGTCATGCCCGGGGGCGTCAGCGACGAGCGCGTGCTCATCATCCGCCGCTACGGCGGCGAGGTCGTCCTCACGCCCGCCGAGGCCGGCGTGCTCGGCGCCATCGAGGCGACCCGCCGCATGGCCGCCGAGGATCCGCGCGTCTTCCTCCCGCGCCAGTTCGAGAACCCCTTGAACGCCCTCGCCCACCAGCGCCACACCGGGCCCGAGCTCATCGCGCAGGTCGGCACCACCATCCACGGCTTCGTCGCCGGCGTCGGCACCGGCGGCACCCTCGCTGGCATCGCCCGCGCCTTGCGCGAGGCGGGCCACCCCGTCGCCCTCGGAAGACCCCGCCCCGAGCGTGGCGTCTGCTTCGAAGGCGAGCCCGAGATCTGCGGCGGCATCCCGGGCGTCGTCGACGGCCTCTCCCGCCTCCTCGACGACCCCTTGCTCGGCCCCATCGAGGACATCCGCGTCACCGACGCCGAGGCCATCCGCGCCACCCGCGAGCTCACCGCCCGCGGCTTCGGCGTCGGCCCCTCCAGCGGCCTGAACTTCGCCGCCGCCCGCCACCTCGCCCGCCGCCTCGGCCCGGGCCACGACGTCGCCACCGTCCTCTGCGACCGCATGGAACGCTACTTCTCCACCGACCTCTTCCGCGACCTGCGCACCGCCACCAACCGCTAG
- a CDS encoding saccharopine dehydrogenase NADP-binding domain-containing protein, translated as MTQHLLIVGGYGHVGSLVAAELVRRGHAVAVAGRDRARAEHTGAALGGASAHIDVARPETWDAALEGASRVLVCIDQPDEAFARRVLERGLDYIDITASDRFFRRVETLGDLAERTGATAVLSVGLAPGLTNLLVREAAASFEQAREAQIAIHLGLGDTHGRAAIAWMLDELARASARPLREARFGLEATTTPACPFDFADQHVVQRTLGLQKAETLLSIESAFWTRALVRSRSLLRPQAVRNFATSAFAAMPGLRLGSDRCAVAVEVHGSSRQHTTSRRAGFFGRNEGLVTAHVAAHVVDALPRVRRPGVHHIERLFTLADLRETLTAAGGTTWLEGERVA; from the coding sequence ATGACACAGCATCTCCTGATCGTGGGTGGCTATGGCCACGTGGGCTCGCTCGTCGCCGCCGAGCTGGTGCGTCGCGGCCACGCCGTCGCGGTGGCTGGCCGGGATCGAGCCCGCGCGGAGCATACCGGGGCCGCCCTCGGCGGCGCTTCAGCCCACATCGACGTGGCACGCCCCGAAACCTGGGACGCGGCCCTCGAGGGTGCGAGCCGGGTACTGGTCTGCATCGACCAGCCCGACGAGGCGTTCGCACGGCGGGTGCTGGAGCGCGGCCTCGACTACATCGACATCACCGCGAGTGATCGCTTCTTTCGCCGCGTCGAGACGCTTGGAGACCTCGCCGAGCGGACCGGAGCGACGGCCGTCCTCTCCGTGGGCCTCGCCCCTGGACTCACGAACCTCCTCGTCCGCGAAGCGGCCGCCTCCTTCGAGCAAGCACGGGAAGCCCAGATCGCGATCCACCTCGGCCTGGGCGACACGCACGGGCGCGCCGCGATCGCGTGGATGCTCGATGAGCTCGCCCGGGCCTCCGCACGACCCCTCCGGGAGGCCCGCTTCGGCCTCGAAGCGACGACGACCCCCGCGTGCCCCTTCGACTTCGCCGACCAGCACGTCGTCCAGCGCACCCTCGGCCTGCAGAAGGCCGAGACCCTCCTCTCCATCGAGTCGGCGTTCTGGACCCGCGCCCTCGTGCGCTCTCGCTCCCTCCTGCGCCCTCAGGCCGTGCGCAACTTCGCCACCTCGGCGTTTGCAGCGATGCCTGGGCTGCGGCTCGGCTCCGACCGATGCGCCGTCGCCGTCGAGGTGCACGGCTCGTCACGACAGCACACCACGTCACGGCGCGCCGGCTTCTTCGGGCGAAACGAAGGCCTCGTCACCGCGCACGTCGCGGCGCACGTCGTCGACGCCTTGCCTCGGGTACGCCGGCCGGGCGTCCACCACATCGAACGGCTCTTCACGCTGGCGGATCTCCGCGAGACGCTCACCGCTGCCGGTGGGACGACCTGGCTCGAAGGCGAGCGCGTCGCGTGA
- a CDS encoding FAD-binding protein — translation MTTVARRTFLQGSLATAVVGFDPGQESWSSVPGGANLIPIPPLDGQLLMNPAVLAAAAEDFGRIIQRTPSAVLVPGSVRDIVKLVLFARAHGIKVAAARGLGESHSTAGQAQVAAGVVIDMSMLATIHEINAGDALVDAGVRWIDLLEETLPLGKSPPLLTDFIELSVGGTLAVGGIGGQAFRHGLLVDNVLELQVVTGNGALLTCSPTQNPVLWNAVRAGLGQFGIIVRARVRLASVKPRVRVYTATYTDLATLTADQEMLIDDGRFDYVEGFASADESGGWIYRLEAASYHDPGNPPADTIKLAGLQFDPGTSEATEQSFFDFANRIAPTVTLLKELGVWQLPHPWLNLFLPGPQAASFIQGVLDTITVDDTGQGPIVFYPFKRARLTAPFARVPATPNVFIFSILRNAIPGTPENVAALIDQNRQFYEDARAIGGKRYPIDSVPMSRGDWEEQFRPLFSQFSLAKLLFDPLNVLAPGQKIFT, via the coding sequence ATGACCACCGTCGCCCGTCGAACGTTCCTGCAAGGCTCGCTGGCCACCGCAGTGGTCGGCTTCGATCCCGGCCAGGAGAGCTGGTCCAGCGTCCCTGGTGGCGCGAACCTGATCCCGATCCCACCGCTCGACGGTCAGCTCCTGATGAACCCGGCGGTGCTGGCCGCCGCGGCCGAGGACTTCGGGCGCATCATCCAGCGCACGCCGAGCGCGGTCCTCGTGCCTGGATCGGTCCGGGACATCGTGAAGCTGGTCCTCTTCGCGCGGGCGCACGGGATCAAGGTCGCGGCCGCGCGCGGCCTGGGCGAGAGCCACAGCACGGCGGGACAAGCGCAGGTCGCGGCCGGGGTGGTGATCGACATGTCGATGCTCGCCACCATCCACGAGATCAACGCGGGCGATGCGCTCGTCGACGCCGGGGTCCGCTGGATCGACCTGCTCGAGGAGACGTTACCGCTCGGCAAGAGCCCGCCGCTGCTCACCGACTTCATCGAGCTCAGCGTCGGCGGCACGCTCGCGGTGGGGGGGATCGGCGGCCAGGCCTTCCGCCACGGCCTTCTGGTCGACAATGTCCTCGAACTCCAGGTGGTCACCGGCAACGGGGCGCTGCTCACCTGCTCTCCCACGCAGAACCCGGTGCTCTGGAACGCGGTGCGCGCGGGCCTCGGTCAGTTCGGGATCATCGTCCGCGCGCGCGTCCGTCTGGCCTCCGTGAAGCCCCGCGTCCGGGTCTACACCGCGACGTACACCGACCTCGCCACCCTCACCGCCGATCAGGAGATGCTCATCGACGACGGTCGCTTCGACTACGTGGAGGGCTTCGCCTCCGCCGACGAGAGCGGTGGCTGGATCTACCGGCTGGAAGCCGCGAGTTACCACGATCCGGGCAACCCGCCGGCCGACACGATCAAGCTGGCGGGTTTGCAGTTCGATCCCGGAACGAGTGAGGCCACCGAGCAGAGCTTCTTCGACTTCGCCAACCGGATCGCGCCCACGGTCACCCTCTTGAAGGAGCTGGGCGTCTGGCAGCTCCCGCATCCCTGGCTGAACCTGTTCCTTCCGGGTCCGCAGGCGGCGTCGTTCATCCAGGGGGTGCTCGACACGATCACCGTGGACGACACGGGGCAAGGGCCCATCGTGTTCTACCCCTTCAAGCGTGCGCGGCTGACCGCGCCGTTCGCCAGGGTCCCCGCGACGCCGAACGTGTTCATCTTCTCCATCCTTCGCAACGCCATCCCCGGGACCCCGGAGAACGTGGCTGCGCTCATCGATCAGAACCGGCAGTTCTACGAGGACGCCCGCGCCATCGGCGGCAAGCGCTACCCGATCGACTCGGTGCCCATGAGCCGCGGGGACTGGGAAGAGCAGTTCCGGCCCCTCTTCTCGCAGTTCTCTCTGGCGAAGCTTCTCTTCGATCCGCTCAACGTGCTCGCGCCCGGGCAGAAGATCTTCACCTGA
- a CDS encoding DUF3050 domain-containing protein, which yields MMSTELMEPASSIGLLRDVEAQRVAALTAQVAKHPVFGRMASIADVRIFMEHHVWAVWDFMSLLKSVQEAIAPTRVPWIPAEDTEAARLVNEIVTGEECDEAPGGRLASHFEVYVAAMRRAGADVAPIERFVAALRRGVSWASSLAGAGAPAASRAFVETTMEVCAGPVHGRVAALTLGREDIIPAMFSRLVRGIVGDRTGELSDLVWYLDRHVEVDGSRHGPMTLRLFERICARDEATRRESLGVAERVLAQRLALWNAVESAVDARSAEGKRGRLEGGAREAPSRRL from the coding sequence ATGATGAGCACCGAGTTGATGGAGCCGGCGTCGTCGATCGGGCTCCTGCGCGACGTGGAGGCGCAACGGGTCGCGGCGTTGACGGCGCAGGTGGCGAAGCACCCGGTGTTCGGACGGATGGCGTCGATCGCCGACGTGCGGATCTTCATGGAGCACCACGTCTGGGCGGTGTGGGACTTCATGTCACTGTTGAAGTCGGTGCAGGAGGCGATCGCGCCAACGCGGGTGCCCTGGATCCCGGCCGAGGACACGGAGGCAGCGCGGCTGGTGAACGAGATCGTGACGGGCGAGGAATGCGACGAGGCGCCCGGTGGGCGGCTGGCAAGTCACTTCGAGGTCTACGTGGCGGCGATGCGTCGGGCTGGCGCGGACGTGGCGCCGATCGAGCGCTTCGTGGCCGCGCTGCGGCGGGGCGTGAGCTGGGCCTCGTCGCTGGCGGGAGCGGGGGCGCCCGCGGCGTCGCGCGCGTTCGTGGAGACGACGATGGAGGTGTGCGCGGGGCCGGTGCACGGTCGAGTCGCGGCGCTGACGCTGGGGCGAGAGGACATCATCCCGGCGATGTTCTCGCGGCTGGTGAGGGGGATCGTGGGGGATCGCACGGGAGAGCTGTCGGATCTCGTCTGGTATCTGGACCGGCACGTGGAGGTGGACGGGTCGCGCCACGGGCCGATGACGCTGCGGTTGTTCGAGCGGATCTGTGCGCGCGACGAGGCGACGCGGCGGGAGAGCCTGGGGGTGGCGGAGCGGGTGCTCGCGCAGCGTCTCGCGCTGTGGAATGCGGTGGAGAGTGCGGTGGATGCTCGCTCCGCGGAAGGGAAGCGAGGGCGCCTGGAGGGCGGCGCGCGGGAGGCGCCGTCGCGGCGGCTGTGA
- a CDS encoding D-arabinono-1,4-lactone oxidase, which translates to MTNIISKGSDGYYHPATEEQLQSLVAHAYDKRIPLRVRGSQHSVIQAIYTTGFDGQGAPPADTITIMLDKYRQVTITPDANDPTHALVEVEAGCNLGKNPYDPTGTSTWENSLNYLLQTGVDGNKYALSDLGGISHQTVSGFFSTGSSGGSTQYSVYDDIVRIRFIDGTGELHDVSRDAEDPRARDLFFAAGISLGLLGVISKVWLRAGPAYNIKGTQTTTATSDAPIDLFGDRPDQPSLESYLQQTQYTRLMWWPQRSFERIQVWQCERLEPAPGFVPKPYEELGTTPQINALAGSLFYTLIGNLDDIAAVPPKLDNWYRHLDGTLSGQNDSNVCTPLPSSRDRRARSVDEVLAFLQKAILQGLRAHPGLTPGSDIHTRATQLATAIKAPTLANEDSLPDWLAGLITLAIKLLLDNALSTPQAQQFASYFQTVLPGILPGLLAIFVPLEPVDAPQQFQDTWLCGLPMDNQMDDQLWPTAFTELWIPIDRATEVMQTLKTFYEGGGDATVSFERTGTFSCELYAAKNSPFWMSPSYGADVYRVDVFWFELNAADPTKTFYPPFWELLKPFTFKPHWGKDLPPPSADWLAYYKQGFPMLERFLQLRAQLDPAQIFVSDYWREHFGIEKPSAP; encoded by the coding sequence CCAGTCCCTCGTCGCCCACGCTTACGACAAGCGGATCCCCCTCCGCGTCCGTGGCTCGCAGCACTCCGTCATCCAGGCCATCTACACCACCGGCTTCGACGGACAAGGCGCCCCGCCGGCCGACACCATCACCATCATGCTGGACAAGTACCGGCAGGTGACGATCACCCCGGACGCCAACGACCCCACCCACGCCCTCGTCGAGGTCGAAGCGGGCTGCAACCTCGGCAAGAACCCCTACGACCCCACCGGCACCTCCACCTGGGAGAACAGCCTCAACTACCTCCTCCAGACCGGCGTCGACGGCAACAAATACGCCCTCAGCGACCTCGGCGGCATCAGCCACCAGACCGTCTCCGGCTTCTTCTCCACCGGCTCTTCCGGCGGCTCCACCCAGTACTCGGTCTACGACGACATCGTGCGCATCCGCTTCATCGACGGCACAGGCGAGCTCCACGACGTCTCCCGCGACGCCGAAGATCCCAGGGCGCGCGACCTCTTCTTCGCCGCCGGCATCTCCCTCGGCCTCCTCGGCGTCATCTCCAAGGTCTGGCTCCGCGCCGGCCCCGCCTACAACATCAAGGGCACCCAGACCACCACCGCCACCAGCGACGCCCCCATCGACCTCTTCGGCGATCGACCCGACCAGCCCTCGCTCGAGAGCTACCTCCAGCAGACCCAGTACACCCGCCTCATGTGGTGGCCCCAGCGGAGCTTCGAGCGCATCCAGGTCTGGCAGTGCGAGCGCCTCGAACCCGCCCCCGGCTTCGTCCCCAAGCCTTACGAAGAGCTGGGCACCACCCCGCAGATCAACGCCCTCGCCGGCTCCCTCTTCTACACCCTCATCGGCAACCTCGACGACATCGCCGCCGTCCCCCCCAAGCTCGACAACTGGTACCGCCACCTCGACGGCACCCTCAGCGGACAGAACGACAGCAACGTCTGCACCCCGCTCCCTTCGAGCCGCGACCGCCGCGCACGCTCCGTCGACGAGGTCCTCGCGTTCCTCCAGAAGGCCATCCTCCAGGGCCTGCGCGCCCACCCGGGGCTCACCCCCGGCTCCGACATCCACACCCGGGCCACCCAGCTCGCGACCGCGATCAAGGCCCCCACCCTCGCGAACGAAGACAGCCTTCCCGACTGGCTCGCTGGCCTCATCACCCTCGCCATCAAGCTCCTTCTCGACAACGCCCTTTCCACCCCCCAGGCGCAGCAGTTCGCCAGCTACTTCCAGACGGTCCTCCCTGGCATCCTCCCTGGCCTCCTCGCCATCTTCGTCCCCCTCGAACCCGTCGACGCCCCGCAGCAGTTCCAGGACACCTGGCTCTGCGGCCTCCCGATGGACAACCAGATGGACGACCAGCTCTGGCCCACCGCCTTCACCGAGCTGTGGATCCCCATCGATCGCGCCACCGAGGTCATGCAGACCCTCAAGACCTTCTACGAAGGTGGAGGCGACGCCACCGTGTCCTTCGAGCGCACCGGCACGTTCTCCTGCGAGCTGTACGCCGCCAAGAACAGCCCCTTCTGGATGAGCCCCTCCTACGGCGCCGACGTCTACCGCGTCGACGTCTTCTGGTTCGAGCTCAACGCCGCCGATCCCACGAAGACCTTCTATCCCCCGTTCTGGGAACTCCTGAAGCCCTTCACCTTCAAGCCCCACTGGGGCAAGGACCTCCCCCCCCCCTCCGCGGACTGGCTCGCTTACTACAAGCAGGGCTTCCCCATGCTCGAACGCTTCCTCCAGCTCCGTGCGCAGCTCGATCCCGCCCAGATCTTCGTCAGCGACTACTGGCGCGAGCATTTCGGCATCGAGAAACCCTCCGCCCCCTGA
- the guaD gene encoding guanine deaminase — translation MIRSAPPVLPLGTRAYRGRLLTPVQAAFPGPARVARAGASSPPPASRPPASRPPASRPPVSRPPARPSTLPPRPAERARLRYIDDAILLVAPEGHIVSAEPAALTSFRGPILDLRPAVLIPGFVDAHLHFPQTRITGSASGPLLEWLDRSVFPEEARFHDPAYAAAVADDFIRRLLLAGTTTSVAFSSAHPTATDQLFDALHRTGLRGVAGLTLMDQNCPEALRLGHREAVPAMRDLIQKWHGKDEGRLRFVITPRFAPSCSRALLEAAADLADEHQLFIQTHIAEQPAEAEAALRACPWGTDYLDIYDRLGLLGPRTLFAHAIHLSDREWDRIAEAGARVAHCPDSNFFLGSGRMALDEPRRRGIPVALGSDIGAGRSFDMRRAMSHAFDNALCLGNRLSPAELFTLATLGGAEALDLADHIGTLEAGKEADFLAVRCPDHITTEAEILAQLAFASEESRVLRVYVRGAQVHPIP, via the coding sequence ATGATCAGGTCCGCACCTCCCGTCCTCCCCCTCGGCACGCGCGCCTACCGCGGCCGCCTGCTCACCCCGGTACAGGCCGCGTTTCCCGGGCCCGCACGCGTCGCACGCGCAGGCGCCTCGTCGCCCCCGCCGGCATCACGCCCGCCGGCATCACGCCCGCCGGCATCACGCCCGCCGGTGTCACGCCCGCCTGCGAGGCCGAGCACCCTTCCACCGCGCCCTGCCGAACGCGCGCGCCTTCGCTACATCGACGACGCCATCCTGCTCGTCGCGCCCGAAGGCCACATCGTCTCGGCGGAACCCGCAGCGCTCACCTCCTTCCGCGGCCCGATCCTCGACCTGCGCCCGGCGGTGCTCATCCCTGGCTTCGTCGACGCCCACCTCCACTTCCCGCAGACCCGCATCACCGGCAGCGCGAGCGGCCCCTTGCTCGAGTGGCTCGACCGCAGCGTCTTCCCCGAAGAAGCCCGCTTCCACGACCCCGCATACGCCGCCGCCGTCGCCGACGACTTCATCCGCCGCCTGCTCCTCGCCGGCACCACCACCTCCGTCGCCTTCTCCAGCGCGCACCCGACGGCCACCGACCAGCTCTTCGACGCCCTGCACCGCACCGGCCTCCGCGGCGTCGCCGGCCTCACCCTCATGGACCAGAACTGCCCCGAGGCGCTCCGCCTCGGCCACCGAGAGGCCGTCCCTGCCATGCGCGACCTCATCCAGAAGTGGCACGGCAAGGACGAAGGCCGCCTCCGCTTCGTCATCACCCCCCGCTTCGCCCCGAGCTGCTCACGCGCGCTCCTCGAAGCCGCCGCAGACCTCGCCGACGAGCACCAGCTCTTCATCCAGACGCACATCGCCGAGCAACCCGCGGAGGCCGAAGCCGCCCTGCGCGCTTGCCCCTGGGGCACCGACTACCTCGACATCTACGACCGCCTCGGCCTCCTCGGCCCGCGCACCCTCTTCGCGCACGCCATCCACCTGAGCGACCGCGAGTGGGATCGCATCGCCGAGGCGGGCGCCCGCGTCGCGCACTGCCCCGACTCCAACTTCTTCCTCGGCAGCGGACGCATGGCCCTCGACGAGCCTCGCCGCCGCGGCATCCCCGTCGCGCTCGGCAGCGACATCGGCGCCGGCCGCAGCTTCGACATGCGCCGCGCCATGTCCCACGCCTTCGACAACGCCCTCTGCCTGGGCAACCGCCTCTCGCCGGCCGAACTCTTCACGCTCGCCACCCTCGGCGGCGCCGAGGCCCTCGATCTCGCCGACCACATCGGCACCCTGGAAGCTGGCAAAGAGGCCGACTTCCTCGCCGTCCGCTGCCCCGATCACATCACCACCGAGGCCGAGATCCTCGCGCAGCTCGCCTTCGCCAGCGAAGAATCCCGCGTCCTGCGCGTCTACGTCCGCGGCGCTCAGGTCCACCCCATCCCCTGA
- the darG gene encoding type II toxin-antitoxin system antitoxin DNA ADP-ribosyl glycohydrolase DarG: MIESARGNLLAASADALVNTVNCVGVMGKGIALQFKQAFPDNFAVYARACAARELRPGRMLVVPAVGATRTKFIVNFPTKDHWKGKSKIADIRAGLEALVEDVRRLGIRSIAMPPLGCGNGGLEWAEVRPLIEKAFDELPDVRVILFEPQAPPALDAKRRDTMRPAMTHEIALLLAAIDKYLDLIDVGTSPELVELVLQKLAYFVQEGGPPLGLHFVKHRYGPYAHELRDTLRRLDGCFIHGLGEGTQSSNLSLDEAGAREAWQIIERDVNATAAVARVQRLIEGLHDPYGLELLATVHWVVTREGSRDADEAVAAVQGWSEHHRARFSEAHLRVVWQRLGDAGWFEAATPANRAAKAIAGDRDGRPRSSGRARSPAVAFASAAVVTKRS, translated from the coding sequence ATGATCGAAAGCGCACGAGGCAACCTGCTGGCAGCGAGTGCCGACGCTCTGGTCAACACGGTCAACTGTGTCGGTGTGATGGGCAAGGGCATCGCGCTCCAGTTCAAGCAAGCTTTCCCCGATAATTTCGCGGTTTACGCGCGCGCTTGCGCGGCCCGAGAGCTGCGCCCGGGCAGGATGCTGGTCGTCCCGGCAGTCGGGGCCACGCGGACGAAGTTCATCGTCAACTTTCCCACCAAGGATCACTGGAAGGGCAAGTCGAAGATCGCGGACATTCGCGCGGGGCTCGAGGCGCTCGTCGAGGACGTGCGTCGGCTCGGCATCAGGTCCATCGCCATGCCGCCCCTTGGGTGCGGCAATGGTGGCCTGGAGTGGGCGGAGGTGAGGCCGCTCATCGAGAAGGCGTTCGATGAGCTGCCCGATGTGCGGGTCATCCTCTTCGAGCCGCAGGCTCCTCCAGCCCTCGATGCGAAGCGCCGCGACACGATGCGGCCTGCGATGACGCACGAGATTGCGTTGCTTCTGGCTGCCATCGACAAGTACCTCGACCTGATCGACGTGGGGACTTCGCCGGAGCTCGTCGAGCTCGTGCTTCAGAAGCTGGCGTACTTCGTCCAGGAGGGCGGTCCGCCACTCGGTCTCCATTTCGTGAAGCACAGGTATGGTCCGTATGCACATGAGCTGAGGGACACGCTGCGACGTCTCGACGGTTGCTTCATCCATGGCCTTGGTGAGGGGACACAGAGTTCCAACCTGTCGCTCGACGAGGCGGGGGCCAGGGAGGCGTGGCAAATCATCGAGCGCGATGTGAATGCGACCGCCGCGGTGGCGCGGGTGCAGCGCCTGATCGAAGGGCTGCACGACCCGTATGGACTGGAGCTGCTCGCGACGGTCCACTGGGTGGTGACCCGCGAAGGAAGCCGCGATGCCGACGAGGCCGTCGCTGCGGTCCAGGGGTGGAGCGAGCACCATCGCGCGCGCTTCTCCGAGGCCCATCTCCGCGTCGTCTGGCAGCGCCTCGGAGATGCCGGGTGGTTCGAGGCGGCGACTCCGGCGAACAGGGCAGCGAAGGCCATCGCTGGGGATCGCGATGGCCGCCCGCGTTCGTCTGGGCGTGCGCGGTCGCCTGCCGTGGCGTTTGCCTCGGCTGCCGTCGTGACCAAGCGCTCCTGA